In the Aneurinibacillus soli genome, one interval contains:
- a CDS encoding ABC transporter permease — translation MRRKAYTYWPAVVFFVVLLVAWEMGVKIGGVPSFILPAPSEIIGGLIRYSSELFGVHLLATVEEMLVGLLLSILLAVSLSVLMFFSPLFEKMFYPVLIVSQTVPLIAIAPVFALWFGYSLSSKVAVVVLISFFPLVVSLYDGLKSGDSEVVDLLRTFGANRVQIFWKAQVPMALPSFFSGLKVAAVFSVTGATIGEWLGAEQGLGYFGRRMSSALRADGVFASVLVLSLLGVLMFTVVYMWEKRMLKHK, via the coding sequence ATGAGACGGAAGGCATATACATACTGGCCGGCCGTAGTGTTCTTTGTGGTGCTGCTGGTTGCCTGGGAGATGGGTGTCAAAATCGGTGGCGTTCCGTCTTTCATCCTTCCAGCACCGAGTGAGATCATTGGAGGACTTATTCGCTACAGCAGTGAGTTATTTGGTGTCCATTTACTGGCTACGGTCGAGGAGATGCTGGTAGGACTTTTGCTGTCGATTTTACTAGCAGTCAGCTTGTCCGTACTGATGTTTTTCTCACCGTTGTTTGAGAAGATGTTTTATCCCGTACTGATTGTGTCCCAGACAGTGCCGCTGATTGCCATTGCTCCAGTATTTGCCCTCTGGTTTGGCTACTCGCTGTCTTCAAAGGTTGCAGTTGTCGTACTGATCTCGTTTTTTCCGCTCGTCGTCAGCCTGTATGATGGATTGAAATCAGGGGATTCAGAAGTAGTGGATTTGCTTCGAACGTTTGGGGCGAACCGGGTGCAGATTTTCTGGAAGGCACAAGTACCGATGGCGCTGCCGTCGTTTTTCTCAGGATTGAAGGTCGCGGCTGTGTTCAGTGTAACCGGCGCTACGATCGGGGAATGGCTGGGAGCGGAACAGGGACTCGGGTACTTCGGACGCCGCATGTCTTCTGCACTGCGAGCGGATGGCGTATTCGCGTCTGTGCTTGTATTATCGCTGCTCGGCGTGCTGATGTTTACTGTGGTGTACATGTGGGAGAAGCGAATGTTGAAACACAAATAA
- a CDS encoding S8 family peptidase — protein sequence MNRLFKYGLVSLLAVLPVFLLAACLGKEAAPPTPKPGTTASIRSAEQEKYHKINYISKVQEIRSDLGNSQHVITIHHNSNETSHYMKREVTVKFRTALADQELASILRVINGKTRSHHNSTYIFKSSRMSTDELIAYFSKRNDVQFAEPNYLLLPNAIPNDSLYPRYQWNMPAINMEQAWDISKGSDAVTIAVIDTGLDLHHLEFTDKVVDGYNVLNPGALPQDDNGHGTHVAGIIAARTNNGRGVAGVTWNNKLMPIKGIGGNGSGSSFDIAKGIIWATDHGARVINMSVGNYQSSSVLHDAIKYAFSKDVVMVAASGNDHSSQPSYPASYPEVISVAAIDQNGNQAPFSNFGSSVDLAAPGVDIPSTYLPGEYAALSGTSMACPHVSGLAGLIRSLNPSLSNRQVMKIMRATARDAGPAGWDHDYGYGIMDVPQALRLAISSTPPVAASKSPAQPLPLLPPTEPASGLLERLGRLFTP from the coding sequence ATGAATCGACTTTTTAAATATGGATTAGTTAGTCTTCTCGCTGTCCTGCCTGTTTTCTTACTGGCTGCTTGCCTGGGAAAAGAAGCAGCCCCGCCCACTCCAAAACCAGGCACAACCGCTTCCATCCGTTCAGCAGAACAAGAAAAGTACCATAAAATCAACTATATCAGTAAAGTTCAGGAAATCCGTTCCGATCTCGGAAATAGCCAGCATGTCATCACCATTCACCATAACAGCAATGAAACAAGTCACTATATGAAGCGGGAAGTGACCGTCAAATTTCGCACAGCACTCGCTGATCAGGAACTGGCCTCTATCCTGCGCGTAATCAATGGGAAAACAAGGTCTCATCACAACTCCACCTATATTTTCAAGTCCAGCCGCATGTCGACAGATGAACTGATTGCGTACTTCTCGAAACGAAATGATGTGCAGTTCGCTGAACCGAATTACCTTCTGCTTCCAAATGCCATACCGAACGATTCGCTCTATCCTCGGTATCAATGGAATATGCCAGCCATAAACATGGAGCAGGCATGGGATATTAGCAAAGGAAGTGACGCTGTAACAATCGCGGTCATTGATACAGGGCTTGACTTGCATCACCTGGAATTCACAGACAAGGTGGTAGATGGCTATAATGTATTAAATCCTGGTGCATTACCACAAGATGACAACGGGCATGGCACACATGTAGCCGGTATCATTGCAGCTCGCACGAATAACGGTCGTGGTGTGGCAGGTGTGACATGGAATAACAAGCTTATGCCCATTAAAGGAATTGGCGGTAATGGAAGTGGTTCTTCTTTTGACATCGCCAAGGGCATCATCTGGGCAACTGACCACGGTGCACGTGTCATTAACATGAGTGTTGGCAACTACCAATCATCCAGCGTGCTCCACGATGCAATCAAATATGCATTCAGTAAAGATGTCGTCATGGTAGCAGCTAGCGGCAACGATCATTCGTCTCAGCCAAGCTATCCGGCTTCCTATCCGGAAGTAATCAGCGTAGCAGCCATTGACCAGAACGGAAATCAGGCACCCTTTTCTAATTTTGGTTCCAGTGTAGATCTTGCCGCTCCCGGTGTAGACATTCCAAGCACCTATCTTCCAGGGGAGTACGCAGCACTGTCCGGCACATCAATGGCCTGCCCGCACGTCTCAGGTCTTGCCGGATTGATCCGCTCGCTCAACCCTTCCTTAAGCAACAGGCAAGTAATGAAAATTATGCGTGCAACAGCACGCGACGCCGGTCCTGCTGGTTGGGACCATGATTACGGATACGGCATTATGGACGTACCACAGGCTCTTAGGCTTGCTATCTCATCCACACCGCCTGTGGCAGCGTCTAAGTCACCGGCACAGCCGCTTCCATTACTACCACCGACCGAGCCCGCATCCGGACTGCTCGAACGTCTCGGACGCTTGTTTACGCCATAA
- the phaQ gene encoding poly-beta-hydroxybutyrate-responsive repressor — MDNGKCESTRERVSAGGNPKTLLIPCVLLLLRNVNAHGYQIIQDLVKFGFSALDHGHVYRILRQLENDRLVESRWEVSSGGPPRRMYSLTEAGTEYLDMWSEALERYQYTLDRFFSMYERLLFPSEKHQAKEGKTL; from the coding sequence ATGGATAATGGAAAATGCGAAAGTACCCGGGAGCGTGTGAGCGCCGGTGGTAATCCGAAAACGCTCCTTATTCCATGTGTGCTTCTTTTGCTTCGCAATGTGAATGCGCACGGATATCAAATCATTCAGGACTTAGTTAAATTTGGCTTCTCTGCTCTCGATCACGGACATGTATACCGAATTTTGCGCCAGCTTGAGAATGATAGACTTGTGGAATCGCGCTGGGAAGTATCAAGCGGGGGACCGCCAAGACGAATGTATTCTCTTACAGAAGCGGGCACAGAGTATCTGGATATGTGGTCGGAAGCACTAGAACGGTATCAGTATACACTGGATCGTTTCTTTTCTATGTATGAACGATTGTTATTCCCGTCAGAAAAACATCAAGCAAAAGAAGGAAAAACATTATAG
- a CDS encoding ABC transporter substrate-binding protein, translating to MQKNYVYKMLLVFVSAMLLLAGCGGGSQTGPAKQEGAQDKPKEKLTIMLDWYPNAVHSFLYTAMKKGYFAEEGIDLDIQMPAETNDPLRMAAANKIDLAFTYQPAVAIARSEGVPVKSIAAVVRHPLNVVLVPKNSSIHSPKDFAGKKIGYPSMPLDEVNIQTMMEKDGADFKQAKMTDIGFDIISALATNRVDAVIGGYKNHEQILLDKKGFPVRAINLSDYGVPDSSELVIAASDKTIADKKDLLARFWKAASKGQDYVLNHKQEGLGYLLANEKKEFPLEKDVEEKSLDILLPLMNEQGQSFGTQSADQWTKVVEWLKKNKQVKPDVKPEDCFTALP from the coding sequence ATGCAGAAAAATTATGTGTACAAAATGCTGCTCGTATTCGTAAGTGCTATGCTGCTGCTTGCCGGATGCGGTGGCGGCAGTCAGACAGGGCCAGCTAAACAGGAGGGGGCACAGGACAAGCCGAAGGAAAAACTAACGATTATGCTGGATTGGTACCCGAATGCGGTGCATTCGTTCTTGTATACGGCGATGAAAAAAGGATATTTTGCGGAAGAAGGCATTGATCTTGATATTCAGATGCCAGCAGAAACGAATGACCCGCTTCGTATGGCAGCAGCGAACAAAATTGATCTAGCGTTTACGTATCAGCCAGCTGTGGCCATTGCACGTAGCGAAGGGGTACCGGTAAAATCGATTGCAGCTGTTGTTCGCCATCCGTTAAATGTTGTGCTGGTACCGAAGAACAGTTCGATTCATTCTCCAAAAGATTTTGCGGGCAAAAAGATTGGCTATCCATCCATGCCGCTCGATGAAGTGAATATCCAGACGATGATGGAAAAAGACGGAGCCGATTTCAAACAGGCAAAAATGACGGACATCGGGTTTGACATTATTTCGGCGCTGGCAACGAACCGGGTAGACGCGGTAATTGGCGGTTACAAAAACCATGAGCAAATTTTGCTCGATAAAAAAGGCTTCCCGGTTCGCGCGATTAATCTGTCTGATTATGGGGTTCCGGATTCGTCTGAGCTTGTAATTGCGGCAAGCGACAAAACGATCGCGGACAAAAAAGATTTGCTTGCTCGCTTCTGGAAAGCAGCATCTAAAGGGCAGGACTACGTGCTGAATCATAAGCAGGAGGGGCTTGGCTATCTGCTTGCAAACGAAAAGAAAGAATTCCCGCTTGAAAAAGATGTGGAAGAAAAAAGCCTGGATATTCTTCTGCCGCTTATGAATGAGCAGGGACAGTCATTTGGTACTCAATCTGCTGATCAATGGACAAAAGTGGTAGAATGGCTGAAGAAAAACAAACAGGTCAAGCCGGATGTGAAGCCGGAAGATTGTTTTACTGCCCTGCCGTAG
- a CDS encoding DUF3907 family protein: MPETQLKEICEESYKRLKKVCMELEKFLNATTLASLIQNSPDPEQYETYYRNYLSDLRHLLVNSENAYEKLGICLRRAQFNKEFAQEVLYLVYHTCVNMFFYPKGEVYEEDGRNSYTGRDAIIFHKEVTPELKSLTLGMSKVFEYLRDELQYYETDYVTMKRMSAAR, encoded by the coding sequence ATGCCAGAGACACAATTGAAAGAGATCTGTGAAGAATCGTATAAGAGGCTGAAAAAAGTTTGTATGGAGCTGGAGAAGTTTTTGAATGCCACCACACTTGCTAGTCTTATCCAGAATTCACCAGATCCGGAACAGTATGAAACCTACTACCGTAACTATCTGTCTGATCTTCGTCACCTGCTAGTAAATAGTGAAAACGCTTACGAAAAGCTTGGGATTTGTCTGCGTCGTGCACAATTTAACAAAGAATTCGCTCAGGAAGTACTGTATCTCGTGTATCATACTTGTGTGAATATGTTCTTCTATCCAAAAGGCGAAGTGTACGAAGAGGATGGACGCAATTCTTACACGGGCCGCGATGCAATTATCTTCCATAAAGAAGTGACCCCGGAGTTGAAAAGTCTGACTCTTGGGATGTCTAAAGTATTTGAGTACTTGCGTGACGAGCTCCAGTATTATGAAACGGATTATGTAACGATGAAGCGAATGAGTGCGGCGCGCTAG
- a CDS encoding 3'-5' exonuclease gives MYSFPLSKYIKHITTSWYKEKPDLDLDPNLIADIQAMTASVNRRTYEDQLLKRMRFIVFDTETTGFHPYAGDEIISIGAVVVENGVIQEKIFHELIQPRKPIPPIVTEITGISNEDVVNAPPVLPVLHKFLQFIEDHYLVAHCADFDINFLNTKLKKLCRTKLSNPVIDTMSISYHVLPSNKSYGLDTLLDQYNIQVEGRHTALGDAVMTAELFLCFLDELEKRGIETLHGLEGYIKTMHLLRQRQEAGYASI, from the coding sequence ATGTACTCATTTCCACTCAGTAAATACATCAAGCACATCACAACCAGCTGGTACAAAGAAAAGCCTGATCTTGATCTTGATCCTAATCTGATCGCGGACATCCAGGCTATGACCGCTTCCGTGAACCGTCGTACTTATGAAGATCAGCTACTGAAACGGATGCGTTTTATTGTATTTGATACAGAGACAACCGGATTTCATCCGTATGCAGGTGATGAGATTATTTCTATTGGCGCAGTCGTTGTTGAAAACGGTGTCATCCAAGAAAAGATCTTCCACGAACTAATCCAGCCTCGTAAACCTATTCCACCGATTGTGACAGAAATCACAGGGATTTCCAATGAAGATGTGGTGAATGCTCCGCCTGTTCTTCCCGTTCTTCATAAATTTCTACAATTTATTGAGGATCATTACCTGGTTGCCCACTGCGCAGACTTCGATATTAACTTCCTGAACACAAAGCTTAAGAAGCTATGTAGGACGAAACTAAGCAACCCCGTCATTGATACAATGTCGATATCCTACCATGTACTTCCAAGTAATAAATCATATGGGCTTGACACCTTACTTGACCAGTATAACATTCAGGTCGAAGGGCGTCATACTGCGCTTGGCGATGCCGTAATGACTGCTGAACTCTTTCTCTGCTTCCTTGATGAATTAGAGAAGCGCGGCATCGAGACCCTGCACGGCCTTGAAGGTTATATTAAGACCATGCATTTACTTCGCCAGCGGCAGGAAGCAGGCTACGCCTCTATATAA
- a CDS encoding ABC transporter ATP-binding protein has product MLAVHQLTYQYPESSTPVLDNISFAVQPGEFVSLIGASGSGKSTIFRLISGLAEPNAGSIKIGGIQEKNRLGKVALMPQKDLLLPWRTVLDNILLPAEIAGRPKEEATRQAQEWIIRAGLSGYADAYPSRLSGGMRQRVSFLRTIMTGADVLLLDEPFGALDTLTRQEMQAWLLSIWEQLGKTVLFITHDIEEAVLVSDRVLVLRSGDNCVDVPIGLGRPRTKDMVFTPELAAYRQQLTHMISGRERE; this is encoded by the coding sequence ATGCTTGCTGTTCACCAGTTAACATACCAGTATCCAGAGAGCAGCACGCCGGTACTGGACAACATATCGTTTGCTGTACAACCGGGTGAATTCGTCTCGCTGATCGGGGCGAGCGGGTCCGGGAAAAGCACGATCTTTCGGCTGATCTCAGGTCTGGCAGAACCGAATGCAGGCAGTATCAAAATTGGTGGTATACAAGAAAAAAATAGACTTGGAAAAGTAGCCCTTATGCCGCAAAAAGATTTGTTGCTCCCATGGCGCACGGTGCTGGATAATATTTTACTTCCGGCAGAAATCGCCGGGCGACCAAAGGAAGAGGCCACCCGGCAGGCGCAGGAGTGGATTATTCGCGCCGGGCTGTCCGGTTATGCAGATGCGTATCCATCTCGTCTGTCTGGTGGAATGCGACAGCGGGTATCATTTTTGCGAACGATTATGACAGGGGCTGATGTGTTGTTGCTGGATGAACCGTTCGGGGCACTTGATACGCTAACTCGTCAGGAGATGCAGGCGTGGCTGTTAAGCATCTGGGAACAGCTTGGCAAAACAGTACTCTTTATTACGCATGACATTGAAGAGGCCGTGCTCGTAAGCGATCGGGTGCTTGTGCTGCGATCAGGTGATAATTGCGTGGATGTACCGATCGGACTGGGGCGTCCGCGTACGAAAGATATGGTTTTCACACCGGAGCTTGCGGCGTATCGACAGCAGTTGACACATATGATCAGTGGGAGGGAGAGAGAATGA
- the acsA gene encoding acetate--CoA ligase → MATTERPKDIMLLDNTANLKDYDEAVRTADWKEVEKNFSWYETGKVNMVYEAIDRHVDNGQGEKAALLYTDGERDEQYTYAQLRELSSQFANGLRSKGIQKGDRVFIFMPRSPELFIALLGIVRIGAIAGPLFEAFMEDAVRDRLQDSGAAAVVTTPGLLYRIPVQDLPELKHVILVGAEEKTADNQVLYEELMNVSADYTIEWGERESGMLLHYTSGSTGKPKGVLQVHDAMIHQYMAGKWVYDLREGDVYWCTADPGWVTGTSAGMWSPWLNGVTVVLRGGRFKPADWYATLEKYKVNVWFSAPTAFRMLMGEGDELPKRFDLSALRHVLSAGEPLNPEVIRWGLDVLDRRIHDNWWMTETGSSICANYRSMPIRPGSMGKPLPFIKMAIVDDEGNELPPNTMGNLAIMPPWPAMMRQIWNNPAKYQEYYQTGWYLSGDSAYMDEDGYFWFEGRVDDVINTSGERVGPFEVESKLVEHPSVAEAGVIGVPDPVRGEIIKAFITLRAGYAESDELKEEIRVFVKERLAAHAAPRQIEFRDKLPKTRSGKIMRRVLKAWELGLPTGDLSTMED, encoded by the coding sequence ATGGCTACAACAGAAAGACCAAAAGATATTATGCTGTTAGATAACACAGCGAACCTTAAGGATTATGATGAGGCTGTTCGTACAGCTGACTGGAAAGAAGTTGAAAAAAATTTTTCTTGGTATGAAACAGGAAAAGTTAATATGGTATACGAAGCAATTGACCGCCATGTAGATAATGGTCAAGGGGAGAAAGCTGCACTTCTTTATACAGATGGGGAGCGGGACGAGCAGTACACGTATGCACAGCTTCGTGAACTGTCGAGCCAATTTGCGAATGGTCTTCGTTCCAAAGGCATTCAAAAAGGCGACCGCGTATTTATTTTCATGCCGCGTAGCCCGGAGCTGTTTATTGCGCTTCTTGGCATCGTGCGCATCGGCGCAATTGCGGGCCCACTGTTTGAAGCATTCATGGAAGACGCTGTACGTGACCGTCTCCAGGATAGCGGTGCGGCAGCCGTTGTGACGACACCAGGACTTCTGTACCGTATCCCGGTACAGGATCTGCCAGAATTAAAACATGTTATTCTGGTTGGTGCTGAAGAGAAAACGGCTGACAATCAAGTATTATACGAAGAGCTGATGAATGTATCGGCTGATTATACAATTGAATGGGGAGAACGCGAATCCGGCATGTTGCTTCACTATACATCCGGTTCCACAGGCAAGCCAAAAGGTGTTCTGCAGGTGCATGATGCGATGATTCATCAGTACATGGCAGGCAAATGGGTGTATGACCTGCGCGAAGGCGATGTTTACTGGTGCACAGCGGATCCAGGCTGGGTAACAGGTACATCAGCAGGCATGTGGTCTCCATGGCTGAATGGTGTAACGGTTGTGTTGCGTGGGGGTCGTTTCAAACCAGCTGACTGGTATGCAACACTTGAGAAATACAAAGTTAACGTTTGGTTTAGTGCGCCAACCGCATTTCGCATGCTGATGGGTGAAGGGGACGAGCTGCCGAAGCGCTTCGACCTGTCTGCGCTCCGTCACGTTCTCTCTGCTGGCGAGCCGCTTAATCCAGAAGTAATTCGCTGGGGACTCGATGTACTCGACCGCCGCATTCATGATAACTGGTGGATGACCGAAACAGGTTCTTCGATCTGTGCGAACTACCGGTCTATGCCAATCCGTCCAGGCTCAATGGGTAAGCCGCTTCCGTTCATCAAAATGGCGATTGTGGATGATGAGGGCAATGAGCTTCCGCCAAATACAATGGGTAACCTGGCAATCATGCCGCCGTGGCCGGCGATGATGCGCCAAATCTGGAATAATCCAGCGAAATATCAGGAGTACTACCAGACTGGTTGGTATTTATCTGGTGACTCTGCTTATATGGATGAAGACGGCTATTTCTGGTTCGAAGGTCGCGTGGATGATGTTATTAATACATCAGGTGAGCGTGTAGGACCATTTGAAGTCGAAAGCAAGCTTGTTGAGCATCCTTCTGTAGCGGAAGCGGGGGTTATCGGTGTACCGGACCCGGTACGCGGCGAGATCATCAAAGCGTTCATTACGCTTCGTGCAGGTTATGCAGAAAGTGATGAACTAAAAGAAGAGATTCGTGTATTCGTGAAGGAGCGTCTTGCTGCGCATGCGGCGCCGCGTCAGATTGAATTCCGAGACAAGCTGCCGAAGACACGTTCCGGCAAAATTATGCGTCGTGTTCTGAAAGCATGGGAACTTGGTCTTCCGACAGGAGATTTGTCTACAATGGAAGACTAG
- a CDS encoding DUF4349 domain-containing protein encodes MASDQTFDPVQMWKSWYDLVEKTWGKTMDDFVKTNEYSSMVGEYQKWFFYSQDQYKKMIDQVLHENNLPNKEEIARVAQLVIQLEEKVEKLDERVDDEILAKLDELKGLLDKPKPAAQKK; translated from the coding sequence TTGGCATCTGATCAAACGTTCGATCCGGTTCAAATGTGGAAAAGCTGGTATGATCTCGTCGAAAAAACATGGGGAAAAACAATGGACGACTTCGTTAAAACAAATGAATACTCCTCGATGGTTGGCGAGTACCAGAAGTGGTTCTTCTATTCCCAGGATCAATACAAGAAAATGATTGACCAGGTTTTACATGAAAACAATCTGCCGAATAAAGAAGAGATTGCTCGTGTTGCCCAGCTTGTCATCCAGCTTGAAGAAAAAGTAGAGAAACTTGATGAACGGGTCGATGATGAAATTCTTGCTAAGCTTGATGAACTTAAAGGTCTACTTGATAAACCGAAACCCGCAGCACAAAAAAAATGA
- the thiD gene encoding bifunctional hydroxymethylpyrimidine kinase/phosphomethylpyrimidine kinase: MAVYKALTVAGSDSGGGAGIQADIKTFQELGVFGMSVLTALTAQNTNGVHGVFAVPPEFVAQQMEAVLSDLGTDAVKTGMLFDSSIIRTVADKLKEYKVKNYVLDPVMIAKGGAPLLLEEAVAAVKEYLLPLSTVVTPNLPEAEVLTGMKRIETIEEMKEAARILHEGGALNVVIKGGHGTGPQVTDLLYDGDTFIEITADRFDTPHTHGTGCTFAAAIAAGLAQGMSVPDAVKQAKAFITAAITHPLGIGSGHGPTNHWAYNRCEK; this comes from the coding sequence ATGGCTGTATACAAAGCACTTACCGTCGCAGGTTCAGACAGTGGCGGCGGAGCGGGCATTCAAGCGGATATAAAAACATTTCAGGAACTCGGAGTATTCGGCATGTCAGTGCTAACTGCTCTGACGGCACAAAATACAAACGGTGTACACGGCGTATTTGCCGTGCCGCCTGAATTCGTCGCGCAACAGATGGAGGCGGTGCTATCCGATCTTGGAACGGACGCCGTGAAAACGGGCATGCTGTTTGACAGCTCGATTATTCGTACGGTTGCAGATAAGTTGAAAGAGTACAAGGTGAAAAATTATGTGCTCGATCCGGTGATGATTGCTAAAGGGGGAGCACCGCTGCTGCTTGAAGAAGCGGTTGCCGCAGTAAAAGAGTATCTGCTTCCGCTTTCGACGGTTGTCACACCGAATTTGCCGGAAGCGGAGGTGCTGACCGGCATGAAAAGAATCGAAACGATTGAAGAGATGAAAGAAGCCGCCCGTATTTTGCATGAGGGAGGAGCTTTGAACGTCGTGATTAAAGGCGGGCACGGAACGGGTCCACAGGTGACCGATCTTTTATATGATGGGGATACGTTCATCGAGATAACGGCAGATCGCTTTGACACACCGCACACACACGGAACGGGATGTACATTTGCAGCGGCAATCGCAGCAGGCTTGGCGCAGGGGATGTCGGTGCCTGACGCGGTTAAGCAGGCAAAGGCATTTATTACAGCTGCTATTACTCATCCGCTCGGGATTGGAAGCGGACATGGCCCGACAAATCATTGGGCATATAACCGATGCGAGAAATAA
- the brnQ gene encoding branched-chain amino acid transport system II carrier protein produces MNQSLSFKEILAIGLMTFSLFLGAGNIIFPPTLGHDAGTDMWRAIGGFLITGVGLPLLGVAAVARAGGGIQYITNRVHPIFSIIFSVLTYLAIGPLLAIPRTGAVAYEISLAPFLPEAFRTSSWSLFLYTLVFFGVAYWLCLNPGKLVDRFGKVITPFMIVLLAILLIRGAIHPLGEVQASALPNPFSKGFLQGYNTMDALASLVFGGVIAAAVAERGVTNRGKQAKLIVQAGLIAVIGLGLLYVGLAYMGATSGPAVGTYANGGELITMLSERLLGSVGLILLALAITFACLTTAVGLITSCAEFFSRLTENKVSYRAMLVVFTIASLIIANFGLSTILKISVPILVTLYPLAIVLIVLTLSDSLFRGLRGVYIGAIIGAAPLSLLDGVGATGVDVTSITDALNQVPVLNSFMDLGLGWVIPALVGAIIGGIFSPISPAYSESHSAT; encoded by the coding sequence ATGAATCAGTCATTATCTTTTAAGGAAATTCTGGCGATTGGGCTTATGACGTTCTCCCTATTCCTTGGGGCCGGAAACATCATCTTCCCTCCCACACTCGGCCATGACGCCGGTACAGACATGTGGCGCGCGATAGGCGGATTTCTGATTACAGGCGTTGGACTTCCGCTCTTAGGTGTTGCAGCGGTAGCACGTGCGGGCGGTGGCATCCAGTATATTACCAATCGTGTTCATCCGATCTTCTCGATTATTTTCTCAGTGTTAACCTATCTCGCAATCGGTCCACTGCTTGCGATTCCACGTACAGGTGCCGTAGCCTATGAAATTAGCCTGGCACCATTTCTCCCGGAAGCGTTCCGTACGTCTTCCTGGTCGTTGTTCCTGTATACGCTTGTGTTTTTTGGTGTAGCATACTGGCTGTGCCTCAATCCAGGCAAGCTTGTTGACCGCTTCGGTAAAGTCATTACACCATTTATGATCGTACTATTGGCCATTCTATTAATTCGCGGTGCCATCCATCCACTCGGCGAAGTACAAGCATCCGCTCTGCCGAATCCGTTCTCCAAAGGATTCCTCCAAGGGTATAATACGATGGATGCGCTGGCCTCTCTCGTATTCGGTGGTGTGATCGCGGCGGCTGTAGCCGAGCGTGGCGTTACGAACCGTGGCAAACAGGCAAAACTAATCGTACAGGCAGGTCTGATTGCCGTTATTGGTCTTGGTCTGCTGTATGTCGGCCTTGCGTACATGGGCGCTACAAGCGGTCCAGCTGTTGGTACATACGCTAATGGTGGTGAGCTGATTACGATGCTGTCCGAGCGTCTGCTTGGCTCAGTCGGCCTGATTCTGCTTGCATTAGCCATTACATTTGCCTGCCTGACAACAGCGGTTGGCCTGATTACAAGCTGTGCAGAATTTTTCTCTCGTCTGACTGAAAACAAAGTATCCTATCGTGCAATGCTTGTCGTATTCACCATAGCAAGTCTAATTATCGCTAACTTCGGTCTCTCTACAATTCTAAAAATTTCGGTACCGATTCTCGTGACCCTGTATCCGCTCGCGATTGTTCTGATTGTGCTCACCTTGTCAGACTCGCTATTCCGAGGACTCCGTGGTGTATACATTGGCGCTATAATCGGTGCTGCTCCACTCTCCCTCCTCGATGGAGTCGGAGCAACTGGTGTGGATGTTACATCGATTACGGACGCACTGAATCAAGTTCCCGTTCTGAATAGCTTCATGGATCTTGGACTCGGATGGGTGATTCCAGCTCTTGTCGGTGCCATTATCGGCGGGATTTTCTCTCCTATATCCCCAGCCTATTCAGAATCTCATAGCGCTACATAA